A window of Ruania suaedae contains these coding sequences:
- a CDS encoding LacI family DNA-binding transcriptional regulator: MDRGPTMNDVADAASVSLKTVSRYVNGATNINPELAERIREAVESLGYRRNLAAASIRPGWTSRMLGLIIGDLGNPYYSTLARGVEREVHERGYILTTASSDEDATRNDELVERMLEQRVDGLIIVPPYTGGRSWADLPPPLPPRVLVDRPAPEGGGYAVLADNAAGASRAVELLLQQGARRVAFVGDSQLISTMAERRQGYESALTAAGLHADPELVDHGVHTDEQAEQAVARLLADRGADAVFAANNRASIGALRAFQARGTRVPLIGFDDFESADLTSPGTTVVSHDIAHMGAMAARTLLALIDGDEPAERTTVLPVSLHRRGSEVPAR, translated from the coding sequence ATGGATCGTGGCCCCACGATGAACGACGTCGCCGACGCGGCGTCGGTCTCCTTGAAGACCGTGTCGCGGTACGTCAACGGTGCGACGAACATCAACCCCGAGCTGGCCGAGCGGATCCGCGAAGCCGTCGAATCGCTCGGGTACCGGCGCAATCTCGCAGCCGCGAGCATCCGGCCGGGCTGGACCAGCCGGATGCTCGGCTTGATCATCGGCGATCTGGGGAACCCGTACTACTCCACGCTGGCGCGAGGGGTCGAGCGGGAGGTGCACGAGCGCGGGTACATCCTGACCACGGCGAGCTCGGACGAGGATGCCACGCGTAACGACGAGCTCGTCGAGCGCATGCTCGAGCAGCGGGTGGACGGACTGATCATCGTGCCGCCCTACACCGGGGGCCGTTCGTGGGCCGACCTACCGCCCCCGCTGCCGCCGCGCGTGCTCGTCGACCGTCCGGCTCCTGAAGGTGGTGGATATGCCGTCCTCGCCGACAATGCCGCGGGGGCCTCGCGCGCGGTCGAACTGCTCCTGCAGCAGGGCGCCAGGCGCGTGGCCTTCGTCGGTGACTCCCAGCTGATCTCGACGATGGCCGAGCGCCGTCAGGGATATGAGTCAGCGCTGACGGCCGCCGGCCTGCATGCCGATCCCGAGCTCGTCGATCACGGCGTGCACACCGACGAGCAAGCCGAGCAGGCCGTCGCGCGGCTGCTCGCCGATCGTGGCGCCGACGCCGTGTTCGCGGCGAACAACCGAGCCTCGATCGGTGCGTTGAGGGCTTTCCAGGCCCGCGGGACCCGGGTACCGCTCATCGGCTTCGACGACTTCGAGTCGGCCGACCTGACGTCACCGGGGACGACCGTCGTCAGCCATGACATCGCGCACATGGGCGCCATGGCGGCGCGGACGTTGCTCGCGCTGATCGACGGCGACGAGCCGGCTGAACGCACGACCGTGCTGCCCGTCTCGCTGCATCGGCGCGGGTCGGAGGTACCGGCTCGGTAA
- a CDS encoding ABC transporter permease produces MPALAFFAVFSYGPMVGVIVAFKDFSIVDGIIGSPWNGLENFRFFFESGNAARVVRNTLMLNALFIAGTLISGMALAIMINEVRLRLLKRTAQSVVFLPYFISPIVISVMLQAFLSGFGGSGGMVNGLLDGFGISPVSWYTEPGAWPWILTVVKIWQMAGYTSIIYLAAMTAIPTDVYEAAVLDGASRWKIALRVTMPLILPVTVILLVLQIGRIFMGDFGTIYAIIGDNGTLFETTDVIDTFVFRALRTSGDLGMTAAVGLFQSVVGFVLIATTALIARRIARKSGGL; encoded by the coding sequence GTGCCGGCCCTGGCGTTCTTCGCCGTCTTCAGTTACGGACCGATGGTGGGCGTCATCGTCGCCTTCAAGGACTTCAGCATCGTCGACGGGATCATCGGTAGCCCGTGGAACGGCCTCGAGAACTTCCGGTTCTTCTTCGAGTCCGGGAACGCCGCCCGGGTCGTGCGCAATACGTTGATGCTGAACGCGCTCTTCATCGCCGGGACCCTCATCTCCGGTATGGCGCTGGCGATCATGATCAACGAGGTGCGGCTGCGGTTGCTCAAGCGGACCGCGCAGTCGGTGGTCTTCCTGCCGTACTTCATCTCCCCGATCGTGATCAGCGTGATGCTGCAGGCGTTCCTGTCCGGTTTCGGTGGCAGCGGCGGCATGGTCAACGGGCTGCTCGACGGCTTCGGCATCTCCCCCGTCTCCTGGTACACCGAACCCGGTGCCTGGCCGTGGATCCTGACGGTCGTCAAGATCTGGCAGATGGCGGGCTACACCTCGATCATCTATCTCGCTGCCATGACCGCGATACCCACCGATGTCTATGAGGCAGCCGTTCTCGACGGAGCCTCGCGCTGGAAGATCGCGCTGCGCGTCACGATGCCCCTCATCCTGCCGGTGACGGTCATCCTGCTCGTCCTGCAGATCGGGCGGATCTTCATGGGTGACTTCGGCACCATCTACGCGATCATCGGCGACAACGGCACGCTGTTCGAGACCACGGACGTGATCGACACCTTCGTGTTCCGGGCGCTGCGCACCAGCGGCGACCTGGGGATGACGGCAGCCGTCGGTCTCTTCCAATCCGTCGTCGGATTCGTCCTCATCGCCACCACCGCCCTCATCGCCCGTCGAATCGCCCGAAAGTCCGGAGGGTTGTGA
- a CDS encoding carbohydrate ABC transporter permease has product MTATTTRNASTPAAAAPASPVPRRPGRLRRLLRGDPFVGVSTVAVTVYALACVIPLWIILASSLTAERTLVQTGFSLWPSDFSLEAYKALFSGNDTLVNAYFATLVITVVGTAGAVIATLGMGWVISRRTSLARWLMVVVYIPMLFNGGLVPLYILVTQVLQLRNTYWAVILPLLVSPFLVFVAMAFFRDIPEAVLESARIDGANELRAFFSIVLPIATPIVAVIALFYAVAYWNEWFFPLLFINDPDLRPLQLLLQNMIGNLNAAQALQPTSGVSAPVYQLRMALTVVTIGPIILAYPFIQRFFVTGLTLGATKG; this is encoded by the coding sequence ATGACTGCCACCACGACCAGGAATGCCTCCACGCCTGCTGCCGCCGCCCCTGCATCACCGGTGCCGCGCCGTCCCGGACGGCTGCGACGCCTCCTGCGGGGGGACCCCTTCGTCGGGGTCAGTACGGTCGCCGTCACGGTGTACGCCCTGGCCTGCGTGATCCCGCTGTGGATCATCCTGGCCTCCTCGCTGACGGCGGAGCGCACGCTGGTCCAGACCGGATTCAGCCTGTGGCCCTCGGACTTCTCGCTGGAGGCCTACAAGGCCCTGTTCTCCGGGAACGACACCCTCGTCAACGCCTACTTCGCCACGCTGGTCATTACGGTGGTCGGTACGGCGGGCGCAGTGATCGCCACGCTCGGGATGGGATGGGTGATCTCGCGCCGGACGAGCCTGGCCCGGTGGTTAATGGTGGTGGTCTACATCCCCATGCTGTTCAACGGTGGCCTCGTCCCGCTGTACATCCTGGTCACTCAGGTGCTGCAGCTGCGCAACACCTACTGGGCGGTGATCCTGCCCCTCCTGGTCTCACCGTTCCTGGTGTTCGTGGCCATGGCCTTCTTCCGCGACATCCCCGAGGCCGTGCTCGAGTCCGCGCGGATCGACGGCGCCAACGAGCTCCGGGCGTTCTTCTCGATCGTGCTCCCGATCGCGACTCCGATCGTGGCGGTGATCGCGCTCTTCTACGCCGTGGCCTATTGGAATGAATGGTTCTTCCCACTGCTGTTCATCAATGACCCAGATCTACGACCACTTCAACTGCTCCTGCAGAACATGATCGGCAACCTCAATGCAGCACAGGCGCTGCAGCCGACCTCGGGCGTCTCCGCGCCCGTCTACCAACTGAGGATGGCCCTGACCGTGGTCACCATCGGTCCGATCATCCTCGCCTACCCCTTCATCCAGCGCTTCTTCGTCACCGGGCTCACGCTCGGTGCGACCAAGGGCTGA
- a CDS encoding ABC transporter substrate-binding protein yields the protein MLQGSLALGGAGLLAALSGCQSGGGSSNGSAATTLKSLLPGDVPQRWTEVLAAVNTKLEADTGLRLDPEFISWTNYAEQEMLKFTTQEPFDSALEATWLNLAQLLSDGALADMTELWESGRFENLNATIDERMVEYAKYQGSLYTIPLVANFTSPPGFVVRQDLADKYGIGEITDYEALEKFLYDVKQKDPDLIPFGLDAGYVNNTVVPNPVALFNAQSWDNPTKCVQLLGTHFDGSDLTPVPFWDQPDILESLDRMRQYYLDGILNEDALTLDMSAVRSLFAQGRYASTTAGADGLTSPTFGPVADNVEGAAIAQVFPFTAGLDAVIPATFQAANNMVVPAYAETLEQVFEMMDWLSVQENHDLLSYGIEGEDWEATGEHSYEQISGYAFPAFAMSWRTPLERGLAGAVESDSAWVEWTRDFENFTADHLAGFYFDSSTVASEQAQVGAVFDEYVLPLYAGVKDVQSGLDEARSAMEDAGYETVVEEYRRQAGEYLAGS from the coding sequence ATGCTGCAGGGCTCGCTCGCACTGGGCGGTGCCGGTCTGCTGGCTGCGCTGAGCGGCTGCCAGTCCGGCGGCGGCAGCAGCAATGGATCGGCGGCCACCACGCTCAAGTCGCTGCTGCCGGGCGACGTCCCCCAGCGGTGGACCGAGGTGCTGGCGGCCGTCAACACCAAGCTCGAGGCCGACACCGGCCTGCGGCTGGACCCCGAGTTCATCTCGTGGACGAACTACGCCGAGCAGGAGATGCTCAAGTTCACGACCCAGGAGCCGTTCGACTCGGCCCTCGAGGCGACGTGGTTGAACCTGGCCCAGCTCCTGTCCGACGGCGCCCTCGCGGACATGACCGAACTCTGGGAGAGCGGCCGGTTCGAGAACCTGAACGCCACGATCGATGAGCGCATGGTGGAGTACGCGAAGTACCAAGGGAGTCTCTACACGATTCCGCTGGTCGCCAACTTCACCAGCCCGCCCGGGTTCGTGGTCCGTCAGGATCTGGCCGACAAGTACGGCATCGGCGAGATCACCGACTACGAGGCGCTCGAGAAGTTCCTCTACGACGTCAAGCAGAAGGACCCGGACCTCATCCCGTTCGGCCTCGATGCCGGGTATGTCAACAACACGGTGGTCCCGAACCCCGTCGCCTTGTTCAACGCCCAGTCGTGGGACAACCCGACCAAGTGCGTCCAGCTCCTGGGCACGCACTTCGATGGTTCCGATCTGACGCCGGTGCCGTTCTGGGACCAGCCGGACATCCTCGAATCGCTCGACCGGATGCGGCAGTACTACCTCGACGGAATCCTGAACGAGGATGCGCTCACACTCGACATGAGCGCCGTCCGGAGCCTGTTCGCCCAGGGACGCTACGCCTCCACCACCGCCGGCGCGGACGGCCTGACCAGTCCCACCTTCGGCCCCGTCGCCGACAACGTCGAGGGCGCTGCGATCGCGCAGGTGTTCCCGTTCACGGCCGGCCTGGACGCCGTCATCCCGGCCACCTTCCAGGCCGCGAACAACATGGTCGTGCCGGCCTACGCCGAGACGCTGGAGCAGGTCTTCGAGATGATGGACTGGCTCTCCGTCCAGGAGAACCATGACCTGCTCTCCTACGGCATCGAAGGAGAGGACTGGGAGGCGACGGGCGAGCACTCCTACGAGCAGATCAGCGGTTACGCATTCCCCGCCTTCGCGATGTCGTGGCGCACGCCGCTCGAGCGGGGGCTCGCCGGTGCGGTCGAGAGCGACAGCGCGTGGGTGGAGTGGACCCGGGACTTCGAGAACTTCACGGCCGACCACCTCGCGGGCTTCTACTTCGACTCCTCCACGGTGGCCTCGGAGCAGGCACAGGTGGGCGCCGTCTTCGACGAGTACGTCCTTCCGCTCTATGCGGGCGTCAAGGACGTCCAGTCGGGGCTGGACGAGGCACGCAGCGCGATGGAGGACGCCGGCT